The genomic region CTGTTCTTCGAAGAAGTCCCGGAACCGATCGGCGGGACGGTCGGTGAGTGACCACTCCGGCACATTGGAACCATCGACAACCGGGGATGGCGGTCTTTTCGGCGTTTCGACCGGTGCTTCGATCACCGGGTCTTCTTCGACCGGTACTTCGACCTTCGCCTGGACCGGTGCTTCGACCGAGGCTTCGATTCGCGGTGCGGCCGCGGGGCGCGGCCCGCGGGCTGGCCGCGACGGTGCGATACTCAGATCGCTCGGCGCTCTCCCCGGGATTCCCAGCCACTCGGCAGCCGACGTCCACATGCCCTGGAGCCGTCCGAGGATCCCGGCGGGGGCGGGCTCGGGTGCGGACACCTTCTGGCCAATCTCCGACATCACGAAGGTTCCCGTCTCCAGCTGTGGCCGGCGCGGCATCACTTGCTCGGATTTCGTTTCCAGAACTCCGGCGGCGATGAGGCCGTAGAGGGCGCGAAGCGCGACGCCTTCGTCGCCGCCCACTTCGCCGATCACCGCCCGCATCTTCTCGGGGCCCCGGATCGCCTTCAGCACGCTTCGCTCCACCGGCCGAAGCCCTTCGACGTCGAGAGCGAACGGAGGC from Vicinamibacteria bacterium harbors:
- a CDS encoding DUF4388 domain-containing protein is translated as MPLDQSVRADTTAGFIGSLADTPLAEIFRRIVAEERSGDLQVTTPEAIKTVYFDRGFIVFASSNRKSDRLGESMIEAGRISRSEFAAASDVMKASRLKFGKALVSSGIVSEEELGHYVAAQVNRIVLSLFAASRGMYSFDERPTVIPVDLMVSLSVYRILMEGIRHMPSKKLVLAGLPPLDTEVEVADRPPFALDVEGLRPVERSVLKAIRGPEKMRAVIGEVGGDEGVALRALYGLIAAGVLETKSEQVMPRRPQLETGTFVMSEIGQKVSAPEPAPAGILGRLQGMWTSAAEWLGIPGRAPSDLSIAPSRPARGPRPAAAPRIEASVEAPVQAKVEVPVEEDPVIEAPVETPKRPPSPVVDGSNVPEWSLTDRPADRFRDFFEEQ